One genomic region from Lycorma delicatula isolate Av1 chromosome 9, ASM4794821v1, whole genome shotgun sequence encodes:
- the Pgam5 gene encoding phosphoglycerate mutase 5 isoform X1 — protein MTASSRLQKCLMTSLGITGGAILLNYGFNHRRERKAFASWTSNYTPDIRWDFNWDRRDPASLVKPSKNGKPVDDNLYNEQLEKQKSKVVRNIILIRHGQYNLSGRSDKERILTELGRYQAKLTGMRLLELNFPYTRIIRSTMSRAKETAEIIGESLPKSIIVVDDSLLEEGSPIPPEPPVGHWKPEATYTFQDGPRIEAAFRKYFHRATPEQNEDSYDIIVCHGNVIRYFVCRALQFPADAWLRFSIIHGSLTWLSVYPSGRVTLRTYSDAGHMPPEALTTS, from the coding sequence ATGACTGCTTCTTCACGATTGCAGAAATGTTTGATGACTAGTCTTGGTATTACTGGTGGAGCCATTCTTCTTAATTATGGTTTCAATCACCGTAGAGAACGTAAGGCGTTTGCATCTTGGACTAGTAATTATACACCTGATATTAGATGGGATTTTAACTGGGATCGACGAGATCCAGCTTCTTTAGTAAAACCATCTAAAAATGGTAAACCGGTTGATGATAATTTGTATAATGAAcagttagaaaaacaaaaatcaaaagttgtacgtaatataattttaatacgacATGGTCAGTATAATTTGTCTGGTAGGTCAGATAAAGAACGTATCTTAACAGAATTAGGTCGGTATCAAGCTAAATTGACCGGTATGCGATTGTTAGAGTTAAATTTTCCTTATACTAGAATAATTAGGTCGACTATGTCACGTGCTAAAGAAACTGCTGAAATTATTGGCGAATCATTACCGAAAAGTATTATAGTTGTGGACGATTCACTTTTAGAAGAGGGATCGCCGATACCGCCAGAACCGCCTGTAGGTCACTGGAAACCAGAAGCGACTTATACGTTTCAAGATGGGCCAAGAATTGAAGCGGCTTTtcgaaaatattttcatagagcTACTCCTGAACAGAATGAGGATAGTTATGATATAATTGTTTGTCATGGAAATGTTATTAGATATTTTGTTTGCAGGGCTTTACAATTTCCTGCCGATGCTTGGTTGAGATTTTCTATTATTCACGGAAGTCTTACTTGGTTGTCTGTTTACCCGAGTGGTCGTGTTACATTACGAACATACAGTGATGCTGGACACATGCCTCCAGAAGCATTAACCACTAGTTGA